The following proteins are co-located in the Sulfitobacter guttiformis genome:
- the hisC gene encoding histidinol-phosphate transaminase: MTQIITPQPGIMDVALYQGGASHIAGQDNALKLSSNENPFGPSPAALKAYETAGRQLHRYPSSDHAELRGAIAEVYALDPARIICGAGSDEIITFLCQAYAGPNTEVIHTEHGFAMYRISALVAGATPVEVCEHERVTDVDAILAACTDKTRLVFLANPNNPTGTMIGLGDIARLADALPPKALLVLDGAYAEYVEGYDGGAALVDSRQNVVMTRTFSKIYGLGGLRIGWGYGPAHVIDVLNRVRGPFNLGNSALAAAEAAVRDVAYVDHCRSENARWRTWLADGLAEIGLPSDVSLANFVLARFSSQQEAEACDTYLQSKGLIVRRVAGYKLPTCLRITVGDESGCRRVVHAVRQFKEG, encoded by the coding sequence ATGACACAAATTATCACGCCCCAACCCGGAATTATGGATGTTGCCCTGTATCAAGGTGGGGCCTCCCATATCGCAGGGCAAGATAACGCGCTCAAGCTAAGCTCGAACGAGAACCCTTTTGGACCGTCGCCCGCTGCGCTTAAGGCCTATGAGACAGCAGGGCGCCAATTGCACCGCTATCCCAGCTCGGACCACGCGGAGTTGCGCGGCGCGATTGCAGAGGTTTATGCCCTTGATCCGGCGCGGATAATCTGTGGTGCGGGCTCGGACGAGATCATTACCTTTTTGTGTCAGGCCTATGCAGGGCCAAACACCGAAGTGATCCATACCGAACACGGGTTTGCAATGTACCGGATTTCTGCACTGGTTGCGGGTGCTACACCCGTAGAGGTGTGCGAGCATGAGCGGGTCACAGACGTCGATGCGATCCTTGCTGCTTGCACAGACAAGACCCGGTTGGTGTTTTTGGCCAATCCCAACAACCCCACCGGAACCATGATCGGGCTTGGCGACATTGCGCGGCTGGCGGATGCTCTGCCCCCCAAGGCGCTGCTAGTACTTGACGGGGCTTATGCGGAATATGTCGAAGGATATGACGGTGGTGCTGCATTGGTGGATTCGCGTCAGAATGTCGTTATGACCCGCACATTTTCCAAGATTTACGGGCTGGGAGGGCTGCGCATCGGCTGGGGCTATGGGCCTGCGCATGTAATCGATGTGTTGAACCGCGTGCGGGGACCTTTCAACTTGGGCAATTCAGCTCTTGCCGCCGCAGAGGCAGCCGTTCGTGATGTTGCTTATGTCGATCATTGCCGTTCTGAGAATGCGCGCTGGCGCACGTGGCTGGCGGACGGGTTGGCCGAAATCGGCCTGCCGTCCGATGTGTCTCTTGCAAACTTCGTCCTTGCGCGGTTTTCATCGCAGCAAGAGGCAGAAGCCTGCGACACCTATCTGCAATCCAAAGGACTGATCGTGCGCCGTGTGGCGGGATACAAGCTGCCCACCTGCTTGCGGATCACAGTGGGCGACGAAAGCGGTTGCCGCCGTGTGGTCCATGCTGTTCGCCAGTTCAAGGAAGGCTGA